The following proteins come from a genomic window of Streptomyces sp. NBC_01716:
- a CDS encoding quinone oxidoreductase family protein, translating to MQAVQATRFGDPDALELVTGLPDPTPGPGEIAIDVSHSAVGLIDVFFRQGRYKDQPGMPQPPFVPGLEVAGTVRALGDGVTGPAVGEQVVALSAGTGTGGYASVYIAKAPLTVSIEGHGIDPALAVSVIPNAAMAHMALTQVAHLVDGERVLVHGALGGLSAGFPGVAKQLGASRVVGTVRPGKLAAAAATKLPYDRIVDSTDLHSALGDEKFDVVIDPVGGTLRTQSLDVMFPGSRLIAAGNASDDWGHQVDTNQLWFRSVTVSGFNAGAFLPAHPQVVPAALAAAVEATAAGLANTDVKVLPFSQAVTAHQRMESRDLDGRIALTPEA from the coding sequence ATGCAGGCAGTACAGGCCACGCGATTCGGCGACCCGGACGCTCTCGAGCTCGTCACCGGCCTCCCGGACCCGACCCCGGGCCCGGGAGAGATCGCGATCGACGTCTCGCACTCCGCGGTCGGCCTGATCGACGTGTTCTTCAGACAGGGCCGGTACAAGGACCAACCCGGCATGCCACAGCCACCGTTCGTACCCGGCCTTGAAGTTGCCGGTACGGTCCGCGCGCTCGGCGATGGCGTCACCGGGCCGGCCGTCGGGGAGCAGGTGGTCGCTCTGTCCGCAGGCACCGGCACCGGCGGGTACGCCTCCGTCTACATTGCCAAGGCTCCGCTGACCGTCTCGATCGAGGGGCACGGCATCGACCCCGCCCTCGCCGTATCGGTGATTCCGAACGCCGCGATGGCGCACATGGCTCTGACACAGGTCGCGCATCTCGTCGACGGTGAGAGGGTCCTCGTGCATGGAGCTCTCGGCGGCCTGTCCGCCGGTTTCCCGGGCGTCGCGAAGCAGCTCGGCGCGTCCCGCGTCGTCGGCACGGTTCGGCCGGGCAAACTCGCCGCCGCCGCGGCGACGAAGCTTCCCTACGACCGGATCGTGGACTCCACAGACCTGCACAGCGCGCTCGGCGACGAGAAGTTCGACGTGGTGATCGACCCCGTCGGCGGAACGCTCCGCACCCAGAGCCTCGACGTGATGTTCCCTGGCAGCCGTCTCATCGCCGCGGGCAACGCGTCCGACGACTGGGGCCACCAAGTGGACACCAACCAGCTCTGGTTCCGCAGTGTCACCGTCAGCGGCTTCAACGCGGGCGCGTTCCTGCCGGCCCATCCACAGGTCGTTCCCGCCGCTCTCGCCGCGGCCGTCGAGGCGACCGCGGCCGGCCTCGCGAACACCGACGTCAAAGTTCTGCCGTTCAGTCAGGCCGTCACCGCCCACCAGCGCATGGAAAGCCGCGACCTCGACGGCCGCATCGCGCTCACCCCGGAGGCATGA
- a CDS encoding TetR family transcriptional regulator, translating into MKERARSAQDKAQRSEDLLRAAEALATELGGVRFITVQAVTERAGLHRTGVRRYYSSREELLLELAERGWSQWRAAISAAVAQRAGLGPEDVAGVVTDTITTLPVFCDLLTHVTLTLEGDVDMERARQYKTASFAAYDAIVDHLGLVSSMTPDQLRGLLAATLALASNGWQVSHPTPTLAALYEQVPEWGHVAFDFAPRLKLLLTALAVGLHVVLPDTGPAPGAN; encoded by the coding sequence ATGAAGGAGCGAGCACGATCCGCGCAGGACAAAGCGCAACGGTCGGAGGATCTGCTGCGCGCAGCGGAGGCGCTGGCGACGGAGCTCGGCGGCGTCCGATTCATCACTGTGCAGGCAGTCACCGAGCGTGCAGGCCTGCACCGCACCGGCGTGCGCCGGTACTACTCGAGCAGAGAAGAGCTGTTGCTCGAGCTCGCAGAGCGCGGCTGGAGCCAGTGGCGGGCTGCGATCTCCGCGGCGGTGGCCCAGCGAGCCGGCCTCGGACCAGAGGACGTCGCCGGCGTCGTCACGGACACGATCACCACGCTGCCGGTGTTCTGCGACCTCCTCACCCACGTCACGCTGACGCTTGAGGGCGACGTCGACATGGAACGAGCACGCCAGTACAAGACCGCGTCGTTCGCCGCGTACGACGCGATCGTCGACCACCTCGGCCTCGTGAGCTCGATGACCCCGGACCAGCTGCGCGGACTCCTCGCGGCGACCCTCGCGCTGGCCTCGAACGGGTGGCAGGTGTCCCACCCCACGCCCACCCTCGCCGCGCTCTACGAGCAAGTGCCCGAATGGGGCCACGTCGCATTTGATTTCGCCCCACGGCTGAAGCTGCTCCTGACAGCACTCGCGGTCGGCTTGCATGTCGTCCTCCCGGACACCGGCCCGGCTCCGGGGGCGAATTGA
- a CDS encoding GMC family oxidoreductase: MVSYAVDHPADLETIRRGLETSVRLHVAAGARRVIAVAEGAPTWQEGEDLDAYLQALSDLSVGAGGWTIVAAHQMGTCRMGTDPTVSVADTWGQLHDTKGVWIDDSSALPTALGVNPMITIMALARRTARSIIDDEPAWTYDGTTPQVPPTHHE, translated from the coding sequence GTGGTCTCCTACGCGGTCGACCACCCGGCGGACCTGGAGACGATTCGGCGGGGACTGGAGACGAGCGTCCGGCTGCATGTGGCTGCCGGCGCCCGGCGCGTGATCGCGGTGGCAGAGGGAGCGCCGACGTGGCAGGAGGGCGAAGACCTCGACGCCTACCTCCAGGCGTTGAGTGATCTTTCGGTCGGCGCCGGTGGTTGGACAATCGTGGCAGCACATCAGATGGGTACCTGTCGGATGGGCACCGACCCCACTGTCTCGGTCGCCGACACCTGGGGACAGTTGCACGACACCAAGGGCGTCTGGATCGATGACAGTTCCGCCCTCCCCACTGCCCTGGGGGTCAACCCGATGATCACCATCATGGCTCTCGCCCGCCGTACCGCCCGATCCATCATCGACGACGAGCCGGCATGGACATACGACGGGACAACGCCCCAAGTTCCGCCGACACACCATGAGTGA
- a CDS encoding 3-hydroxybutyryl-CoA dehydrogenase: MPTQATDVDTVGVVGCGLMGSGIAELCARQGLDTLVYEANAAALEAGTSRIESSLSRAVERGKLTSDDRDAALRRISFTTEIADFADRDLAIEAIPEDEALKLRVFAELDKALARPEALIASNTSSIPIMKLAAATNRPGQVVGMHFFNPVPVLDLVELVPSLVISDTAWERLRAFVTDRLNRHVIVSQDRAGFVVNSLLVPYIVSAIRMFESGFASAHDIDEGMVRGCAHPLGPLRLADHIGLDTTLAVAESLYAEFREPHLAPPALLSRMVQAGHLGHKTGIGFYKYPSDTTA; this comes from the coding sequence ATGCCGACACAGGCAACTGACGTGGACACAGTAGGCGTAGTGGGCTGTGGGCTCATGGGCTCGGGAATCGCGGAGCTGTGTGCCCGCCAGGGGCTCGACACCCTGGTCTACGAAGCCAACGCAGCAGCTCTCGAAGCCGGAACAAGCAGGATCGAGAGCTCCCTGTCGCGTGCTGTGGAACGGGGCAAGCTGACCTCGGATGACCGCGACGCAGCACTGCGGCGCATCTCATTCACGACGGAGATCGCGGACTTCGCCGATCGTGACCTGGCGATCGAGGCGATACCCGAAGACGAAGCGCTCAAGCTGCGTGTCTTCGCCGAGCTCGACAAGGCGCTGGCCCGTCCCGAGGCCCTGATCGCGTCGAACACATCCTCCATCCCCATCATGAAGCTCGCCGCCGCCACCAATCGCCCGGGCCAAGTCGTGGGCATGCACTTCTTCAATCCCGTGCCCGTCCTGGACCTGGTGGAACTGGTCCCCTCTCTGGTGATCAGCGACACGGCTTGGGAACGCTTGCGCGCCTTCGTGACAGACAGACTGAACCGGCACGTGATTGTTTCCCAGGACCGAGCGGGATTCGTCGTCAACTCGCTGCTGGTCCCCTACATCGTCTCGGCCATCCGCATGTTCGAGTCGGGCTTCGCAAGCGCCCACGACATCGACGAGGGCATGGTCCGGGGCTGTGCCCATCCCTTGGGCCCACTACGTCTGGCTGACCACATCGGCCTCGATACCACCCTCGCCGTGGCCGAATCACTGTATGCGGAGTTCCGCGAGCCCCACCTGGCTCCCCCGGCGCTCTTGTCCCGCATGGTGCAGGCGGGCCACTTGGGCCACAAGACCGGCATCGGCTTCTACAAATACCCCAGTGACACGACCGCGTAG
- a CDS encoding acyl-CoA dehydrogenase family protein — MADFDLYRPSEEHDMLRDAIRSLAEAKIAPYAAAVDEEARFPREALDALVANDLHAVHVPEEFGGAGADALATVIVIEEVSRVCASSSLIPAVNKLGSLPVILSGSEDLKKRYMTPLAKGDGMFSYCLSEPDAGSDAAGMKTKAVRDGDHYILNGVKRWITNAGESEYYTVMAVTDPAKRSKGISAFVVEKSDEGVSFGAPEKKLGIKGSPTREVYLDNVRIPADRMIGEEDTGFATAMKTLDHTRITIAAQALGIAQGALDYAKGYVQERKQFGKAIGDFQGVQFMLADMAMKISAARALTYQAAAASERGDTDLTYLGAAAKCFASDAAMEVTTDAVQLLGGYGYTRDYPVERMMRDAKITQIYEGTNQVQRIVMARNLPVV; from the coding sequence ATGGCTGACTTCGACCTGTACCGCCCGTCCGAGGAGCACGACATGCTCCGTGACGCCATCCGTTCACTGGCCGAGGCGAAGATCGCGCCGTACGCCGCCGCCGTGGACGAGGAGGCCCGCTTTCCGCGGGAGGCGCTGGACGCGCTGGTGGCCAACGACCTGCACGCCGTCCACGTGCCCGAGGAGTTCGGCGGCGCGGGCGCGGACGCCCTTGCCACGGTGATCGTCATCGAGGAGGTCTCCCGCGTCTGCGCGAGCTCCTCCCTCATCCCCGCGGTGAACAAGCTGGGCTCGCTCCCGGTGATCCTCTCCGGCTCCGAGGACCTGAAGAAGCGGTACATGACCCCGCTCGCCAAGGGCGACGGCATGTTCTCCTACTGCCTCTCCGAGCCCGACGCCGGCTCCGACGCGGCCGGCATGAAGACGAAGGCCGTCCGCGACGGCGACCACTACATCCTGAACGGCGTGAAGCGCTGGATCACCAACGCCGGCGAGTCCGAGTACTACACGGTGATGGCGGTCACCGACCCCGCCAAGCGCTCCAAGGGCATCTCCGCCTTCGTGGTCGAGAAGTCCGACGAGGGCGTCTCCTTCGGCGCCCCCGAGAAGAAGCTCGGCATCAAGGGCTCCCCGACCCGCGAGGTCTACCTGGACAACGTCCGCATCCCGGCGGACCGCATGATCGGCGAGGAGGACACCGGCTTCGCCACCGCGATGAAGACGCTGGACCACACCCGCATCACCATCGCCGCCCAGGCCCTCGGCATCGCCCAGGGCGCCCTCGACTACGCCAAGGGCTACGTCCAGGAGCGCAAGCAGTTCGGCAAGGCGATCGGCGACTTCCAGGGCGTCCAGTTCATGCTCGCCGACATGGCCATGAAGATCTCGGCCGCCCGCGCCCTGACCTACCAGGCCGCCGCCGCCTCCGAGCGCGGTGACACCGACCTGACCTACCTGGGCGCCGCCGCCAAGTGCTTCGCCTCGGACGCGGCGATGGAGGTCACCACGGACGCCGTCCAGCTCCTCGGCGGTTACGGCTACACCCGTGACTACCCCGTCGAGCGCATGATGCGCGACGCCAAGATCACGCAGATCTACGAGGGCACCAACCAGGTCCAGCGCATCGTCATGGCGCGCAACCTGCCCGTCGTCTGA
- a CDS encoding TetR family transcriptional regulator has protein sequence MSDQIGRPQQRARRETSEGAVPRSSIREDLVSAAFDLFTEFGYDATTIDDIVRRAGVGRRSFFRYFPTKEAVVFPDHERALAGMVDYLNQGSADPDPIARACGAARLVLRMYAANPDFSVRRYALTRSVPALKNHEISVVWQYERALASYLERRFATLPDGGARACTAAAAVVAAHNYGLRAWLRSGGTGDATVVVDSALDLVHRTWSSGAESVVVVARADAPMWRVVQQLEEVWPRRTPHTDDTQNQL, from the coding sequence GTGAGCGATCAGATCGGCCGACCCCAGCAGCGCGCGAGACGTGAGACCTCGGAGGGAGCGGTTCCGCGGTCATCGATCCGTGAGGATCTCGTCTCCGCGGCATTCGACCTGTTCACCGAGTTCGGCTACGACGCCACGACGATCGACGACATCGTGCGCCGAGCCGGCGTGGGGCGACGGTCCTTCTTCCGCTACTTCCCAACGAAGGAAGCAGTGGTCTTCCCAGATCATGAACGAGCGCTCGCCGGGATGGTCGACTACCTGAACCAGGGCTCTGCCGACCCCGACCCCATAGCCCGGGCATGCGGGGCAGCCCGGCTGGTCCTCCGTATGTATGCCGCCAACCCGGACTTCTCCGTGCGGCGCTACGCCCTGACCCGCAGTGTGCCCGCTCTCAAGAACCACGAGATCTCGGTCGTCTGGCAGTACGAGCGGGCTCTGGCCTCGTATCTGGAGCGCCGCTTCGCGACATTGCCGGACGGCGGTGCCCGCGCCTGCACGGCAGCCGCAGCGGTCGTAGCGGCTCACAACTACGGACTGCGTGCCTGGCTCCGCTCCGGAGGCACCGGCGATGCCACTGTGGTCGTGGACAGCGCCCTTGACCTGGTGCACCGCACCTGGAGCAGCGGCGCAGAATCTGTCGTCGTCGTGGCCCGCGCCGACGCACCCATGTGGCGCGTAGTGCAGCAACTCGAAGAAGTCTGGCCTCGCCGCACCCCTCATACGGATGACACTCAGAACCAATTGTGA
- a CDS encoding cytochrome P450 produces the protein MASPVPHTFPSHSEPAGTSPGGCPALGTRAPLDLLDLFGDGFVRDPYPWLGRLQAEAPVHYDSGTGLWLVSRYDDVRRVLLAPSVFRPDNALHAVAPLSVGALRILARANFTLPSALANNGTASHPGLRRVVTRFFNAERVAAAVPVIQRVAEDLLDTVCSEIDATGRCELFGSFAQVLPCRVLMELLGIEGVAPATLIRWSDASLELFWGRPNPDRQLELAALVGEFHQWLTRTVRGAAPSTSFIGALASHRLPDGEPLDVGTAVAACFFVFIAGQSTTGQLIATALRRALIEPGLWQHLPRRTGLAEAWVEEMLRREPPVTTWRRVTVRSTELGGVHIPADAQLLLMLLGSGSDPEVFPHPERMRLDRANVRHHLAFGVGRHRCPGASLARTEAAVALRVAAGRLPGVRLEEGVTEPPMLGLLSFRAPLDVTVSR, from the coding sequence GTGGCTTCCCCGGTCCCGCACACCTTCCCGTCCCACAGCGAACCCGCCGGAACCAGTCCAGGAGGCTGCCCGGCGCTCGGCACTCGTGCTCCGCTCGACCTGCTCGATCTGTTCGGCGACGGTTTCGTCCGTGACCCGTACCCCTGGCTGGGTCGGCTGCAGGCCGAGGCTCCTGTGCACTACGACTCCGGCACCGGGTTGTGGCTGGTCAGTCGCTACGACGATGTGCGCCGGGTGTTGCTCGCCCCGTCCGTGTTCCGCCCCGACAACGCTCTGCACGCCGTCGCCCCGCTGTCGGTCGGGGCGTTGAGGATTCTCGCCCGGGCCAACTTCACGCTCCCGTCCGCGCTCGCCAACAACGGCACTGCCAGCCACCCCGGACTGCGCCGCGTGGTGACCCGGTTCTTCAACGCCGAGCGTGTCGCCGCAGCCGTCCCGGTCATCCAGCGCGTCGCCGAGGATCTGCTCGACACCGTGTGTTCGGAGATCGACGCCACCGGTCGCTGCGAGCTGTTCGGCTCTTTCGCGCAAGTGCTGCCGTGCCGGGTACTGATGGAGCTCCTCGGCATCGAGGGAGTCGCTCCGGCCACCTTGATTCGCTGGAGTGATGCCTCGCTGGAGCTGTTCTGGGGCAGGCCCAATCCGGACAGGCAACTCGAACTGGCCGCGCTCGTCGGCGAGTTCCACCAGTGGCTGACCCGCACAGTGCGCGGTGCCGCCCCGTCCACCTCGTTCATCGGCGCGTTGGCTTCCCATCGTCTGCCCGACGGCGAGCCGCTGGACGTCGGGACAGCGGTGGCCGCCTGCTTCTTCGTATTCATTGCCGGACAGTCCACTACCGGGCAGCTCATCGCCACGGCACTGCGCCGGGCTCTCATTGAGCCGGGGCTCTGGCAGCATCTGCCGCGCCGGACGGGTCTGGCCGAGGCATGGGTGGAGGAGATGCTACGCCGCGAGCCACCGGTCACTACTTGGCGCCGGGTCACCGTTCGCTCCACCGAACTGGGCGGGGTGCACATCCCTGCCGACGCGCAGTTGCTGCTGATGTTGTTGGGCAGTGGATCCGACCCGGAGGTCTTCCCTCACCCGGAGCGGATGCGTCTGGATCGGGCGAATGTCCGTCATCATCTCGCCTTCGGCGTCGGTCGTCATCGCTGCCCGGGCGCGTCCCTGGCGCGCACAGAGGCAGCGGTGGCATTGCGGGTAGCGGCCGGTCGTCTGCCCGGAGTGCGGCTGGAGGAGGGTGTAACCGAGCCTCCGATGCTGGGCCTGCTTTCGTTTCGGGCCCCCCTCGACGTCACCGTCAGTCGATGA